A genomic stretch from Enterobacter dykesii includes:
- the tgt gene encoding tRNA guanosine(34) transglycosylase Tgt, producing the protein MKFELDTTDGRARRGRLVFDRGVVETPAFMPVGTYGTVKGMTPEEVEATGAQIILGNTFHLWLRPGQEIMKLHGDLHDFMQWKGPILTDSGGFQVFSLGDIRKITEQGVHFRNPINGDPIFLDPEKSMEIQYDLGSDIVMIFDECTPYPADWDYAKRSMEMSLRWAKRSRDRFDSLQNKNALFGIIQGSVYEDLRDISVKGLVEIGFDGYAVGGLAVGEPKEDMHRILEHVCPQIPADKPRYLMGVGKPEDLVEGVRRGIDMFDCVMPTRNARNGHLFVTDGVVKIRNAKHKSDTSPLDSECDCYTCRNYSRAYLHHLDRCNEILGARLNTIHNLRYYQRLMAGLRKAIEEGKLESFVTDFYQRQGRDVPPLNVD; encoded by the coding sequence ATGAAATTTGAACTCGATACCACCGATGGCCGCGCGCGTCGCGGTCGCCTGGTGTTTGATCGCGGCGTGGTGGAAACCCCCGCGTTTATGCCTGTGGGCACGTACGGCACCGTAAAAGGGATGACGCCGGAAGAAGTAGAAGCCACTGGCGCACAGATTATCCTCGGCAACACCTTCCACCTGTGGCTGCGTCCGGGTCAGGAGATCATGAAGCTCCACGGCGATCTTCACGATTTCATGCAGTGGAAAGGTCCGATTCTGACCGACTCCGGCGGCTTCCAGGTCTTCAGCCTGGGCGATATCCGCAAGATCACCGAGCAGGGCGTACACTTCCGTAACCCGATTAACGGCGATCCTATTTTCCTCGATCCCGAAAAATCGATGGAGATTCAGTACGATCTCGGCTCTGACATCGTGATGATCTTCGACGAATGTACGCCGTACCCGGCTGACTGGGACTACGCAAAACGCTCCATGGAGATGTCTCTGCGCTGGGCGAAGCGTAGCCGTGACCGTTTTGACTCCCTGCAGAACAAAAATGCGCTGTTCGGCATTATCCAGGGCAGCGTTTACGAAGATTTACGCGATATCTCTGTTAAAGGTCTGGTAGAGATAGGTTTTGATGGCTACGCTGTCGGCGGTTTGGCTGTGGGTGAGCCGAAGGAAGACATGCACCGTATTCTGGAACATGTCTGCCCGCAAATCCCGGCGGATAAACCACGATACCTGATGGGCGTGGGTAAACCAGAAGATCTGGTTGAAGGCGTACGCCGCGGCATTGATATGTTCGACTGCGTCATGCCAACCCGCAACGCGCGTAACGGCCATTTGTTCGTTACCGATGGCGTGGTGAAAATCCGTAACGCGAAGCATAAGAGTGACACCAGCCCGCTCGATTCCGAGTGCGATTGCTATACCTGTCGCAATTATTCTCGCGCGTATCTGCATCATCTCGATCGTTGCAACGAGATTTTGGGCGCGCGTCTCAATACCATTCATAATCTTCGTTATTATCAGCGCTTAATGGCTGGTTTACGTAAGGCTATCGAAGAGGGTAAATTAGAGAGCTTCGTGACCGATTTCTACCAACGTCAGGGGCGGGATGTTCCACCGTTGAACGTTGATTAA
- the yajC gene encoding preprotein translocase subunit YajC — protein MSFFISDAVAATGAPAQGSPMSLILMLVVFGLIFYFMILRPQQKRTKEHKNLMNSIAKGDEVLTNGGLVGRVTKVAENGYIAIALNDTTEVVIKRDFVAAVLPKGTMKAL, from the coding sequence ATGAGCTTTTTTATTTCTGATGCGGTAGCGGCAACAGGTGCTCCAGCGCAGGGCAGCCCGATGTCTCTGATTCTGATGCTGGTTGTGTTCGGTCTGATCTTCTACTTCATGATCCTGCGTCCACAGCAGAAGCGCACCAAAGAGCACAAAAACCTGATGAACTCCATTGCGAAAGGCGATGAAGTACTGACTAACGGTGGTCTGGTGGGTCGCGTAACCAAAGTGGCTGAAAACGGCTACATTGCTATCGCCCTGAACGACACCACTGAAGTGGTCATCAAACGTGACTTCGTAGCTGCCGTTCTGCCGAAAGGCACCATGAAGGCGCTGTAA
- the secD gene encoding protein translocase subunit SecD codes for MLNRYPLWKYIMLVVVILVGLLYALPNLYGEDPAVQITGARGVAASEQTLIQVQKTLQEEKITAKSVALEEGAILARFDTTDTQLRAREALMGVLGDKYVVALNLAPATPRWLAAMNAEPMKLGLDLRGGVHFLMEVDMDTALGKLQEQNIDSLRSDLRDKGIAYTTVRKEDNYGMSITFRDSAARDQAVDYLTQRHRDLVITSQGSNQLRAVMTDARLKEAREYAVQQNINILRNRVNQLGVAEPLVQRQGADRIVVELPGIQDTARAKEILGATATLEFRLVNSNVDQSAAAAGRIPGDSEVKQTREGQPVVLYKRVILTGDHITDSTSSQDEYNQPQVNISLDSAGGNIMSNFTKDNIGKPMATLFVEYKDSGKKDANGRAVLVKEEEVINIANIQSRLGNSFRITGINNPNEARQLSLLLRAGALIAPIQIVEERTIGPTLGMQNIQQGLEACLAGLVVSILFMIFFYKKFGLIATSALIANLVLIIGIMSLLPGATLTMPGIAGIVLTLAVAVDANVLINERIKEELSNGRSVQQAIDEGYKGAFSSIFDANVTTLIKVLILYAVGTGAIKGFAITTGIGVATSMFTAIVGTRAIVNLLYGGKRVKKLSI; via the coding sequence GTGTTAAACCGTTATCCTTTGTGGAAGTACATCATGCTGGTCGTCGTGATTCTCGTCGGCCTGCTGTACGCGCTTCCCAACCTGTATGGTGAGGATCCGGCTGTTCAAATCACTGGCGCGCGCGGTGTCGCCGCCAGTGAGCAAACGCTGATCCAGGTCCAGAAAACGTTACAAGAAGAAAAAATTACCGCTAAGTCTGTGGCTCTGGAAGAGGGTGCAATTCTTGCTCGCTTCGACACCACCGACACGCAGCTCCGCGCTCGCGAAGCGCTGATGGGCGTGCTGGGTGACAAATACGTCGTGGCGCTTAACCTTGCCCCTGCAACCCCGCGTTGGCTGGCTGCGATGAACGCAGAGCCAATGAAACTCGGCCTTGACCTGCGTGGCGGCGTTCACTTCCTGATGGAAGTGGATATGGATACCGCGCTCGGCAAGCTGCAGGAACAGAATATCGACAGCCTGCGCAGCGATCTGCGTGATAAAGGCATCGCTTACACCACCGTGCGTAAAGAAGATAACTACGGCATGAGCATCACGTTCCGCGACAGTGCGGCGCGCGATCAGGCTGTAGATTACCTGACCCAACGTCACCGTGACCTGGTGATCACCTCTCAGGGCAGCAACCAGCTGCGCGCGGTGATGACCGATGCGCGCCTGAAAGAAGCGCGTGAATATGCCGTTCAGCAGAACATCAACATTCTGCGTAACCGTGTAAACCAGCTTGGTGTGGCTGAGCCGCTGGTACAGCGTCAGGGTGCTGACCGTATCGTGGTTGAACTGCCGGGTATCCAGGATACCGCGCGTGCGAAAGAGATTCTGGGTGCGACCGCAACGCTGGAATTCCGTCTGGTGAACTCCAACGTCGATCAGTCCGCTGCTGCCGCAGGGCGTATTCCGGGTGACTCCGAAGTGAAACAGACCCGCGAAGGTCAGCCAGTTGTGCTGTACAAACGCGTGATTCTGACCGGTGACCACATCACCGACTCCACGTCGAGCCAGGACGAATACAACCAGCCGCAGGTTAACATCTCGCTGGATAGCGCGGGTGGTAACATCATGTCTAACTTCACCAAGGACAACATCGGTAAACCGATGGCAACCCTGTTCGTGGAGTACAAAGACAGCGGTAAGAAAGATGCGAACGGTCGTGCGGTGCTGGTGAAAGAGGAAGAGGTGATTAACATCGCCAATATCCAGTCTCGTCTGGGTAACAGCTTCCGTATCACCGGTATCAACAACCCGAACGAAGCGCGTCAGCTCTCTCTGCTGCTGCGTGCCGGTGCGCTGATTGCGCCAATTCAGATTGTTGAAGAACGTACCATTGGTCCAACTCTGGGTATGCAAAACATCCAGCAGGGTCTGGAAGCGTGTCTGGCCGGTCTGGTGGTTTCTATCCTCTTCATGATCTTCTTCTATAAGAAGTTTGGTCTGATTGCGACCTCCGCGCTGATCGCCAACCTGGTGCTGATCATCGGCATTATGTCCCTGCTGCCGGGGGCGACGCTGACCATGCCGGGCATTGCGGGTATCGTTCTGACTCTTGCGGTGGCGGTCGACGCCAACGTACTGATTAACGAACGTATCAAAGAAGAGTTGAGCAACGGTCGCTCTGTTCAGCAGGCGATTGACGAAGGCTATAAAGGCGCGTTCAGCTCCATCTTCGATGCGAACGTAACAACACTGATTAAGGTTCTTATCCTGTATGCAGTGGGTACTGGCGCGATCAAAGGCTTTGCGATTACAACCGGTATCGGTGTCGCAACGTCAATGTTTACCGCTATTGTCGGCACCCGTGCCATCGTGAACCTGCTGTACGGCGGCAAGCGCGTCAAAAAGCTGTCTATCTGA
- the secF gene encoding protein translocase subunit SecF, with protein sequence MAQEYTVEQLNHGRKVWDFMRWDYWAFGISGFLLILSIGIMSVKGFNWGLDFTGGTVIEISLEKPVDMDQMRLSLQKAGFEEPLLQNFGSSRDIMVRMPPVHDANGSQELGSKVVSVINETTSQNAAVKRIEFVGPSVGADLAQTGAMALLVALISILVYVGFRFEWRLAAGVVIALAHDVVITMGILSLFHIEIDLTIVASLMSVIGYSLNDSIVVSDRIRENFRKIRRGTPYEIFNVSLTQTLHRTLITSGTTLMVILMLFLFGGPVLEGFSLTMLIGVTIGTASSIYVASALALKLGMKREHLLQQKVEKEGADQPSILP encoded by the coding sequence GTGGCACAGGAATATACTGTTGAACAATTGAACCACGGCCGTAAAGTCTGGGACTTTATGCGCTGGGACTACTGGGCCTTCGGCATTTCAGGTTTCCTGCTGATTCTGTCCATCGGCATTATGAGCGTGAAAGGCTTTAACTGGGGTCTGGATTTCACCGGCGGTACGGTCATCGAGATCTCCCTGGAAAAACCGGTCGATATGGACCAGATGCGTTTGTCTCTGCAGAAAGCGGGCTTTGAAGAGCCGCTGCTGCAGAACTTCGGCAGCAGCCGCGACATCATGGTGCGCATGCCACCGGTGCACGATGCCAACGGCAGCCAGGAGCTGGGCAGTAAGGTTGTTAGCGTGATTAACGAAACAACCAGCCAGAACGCGGCGGTTAAGCGTATTGAGTTCGTCGGCCCAAGCGTGGGTGCTGATCTGGCGCAGACCGGTGCGATGGCGCTGCTGGTGGCGCTGATCTCCATTCTGGTATACGTCGGTTTCCGCTTTGAGTGGCGACTGGCGGCCGGTGTGGTTATCGCTCTGGCGCACGACGTGGTAATCACTATGGGCATACTGTCGCTGTTCCACATTGAGATTGACCTGACGATTGTGGCATCCCTGATGTCCGTTATCGGTTACTCACTGAACGACAGTATCGTGGTATCTGACCGTATCCGTGAAAACTTCCGTAAGATCCGTCGCGGTACGCCGTACGAAATCTTTAACGTGTCGTTGACCCAGACGCTGCACCGTACCTTGATCACATCCGGTACCACCCTGATGGTGATCCTGATGCTGTTCCTCTTCGGTGGTCCGGTACTGGAAGGCTTCTCGCTGACCATGCTGATCGGTGTCACCATCGGTACGGCGTCGTCTATCTACGTCGCGTCCGCTCTGGCACTGAAACTTGGCATGAAGCGCGAGCACCTGCTCCAGCAGAAGGTCGAGAAAGAAGGGGCGGATCAGCCGTCCATTCTGCCGTAA
- a CDS encoding VOC family protein yields the protein MKSVINWFEIPVADMDRAIKFYESVMQLALRREKMDCAELAVFPHEDPGTGGALAKFDGVTPSLQGAIIYLHTDNLAATLDRIASAGGECVFGPLELPHGIGTIALFTDSEGNRVGLHQPA from the coding sequence ATGAAAAGCGTCATTAACTGGTTTGAAATTCCGGTCGCGGATATGGATCGCGCTATCAAATTTTATGAGTCGGTGATGCAGCTCGCGCTGCGTCGCGAGAAAATGGACTGCGCGGAGCTGGCCGTTTTCCCGCATGAGGATCCGGGTACCGGCGGGGCGCTGGCAAAATTTGACGGCGTTACACCGTCTTTGCAGGGCGCTATTATTTACCTGCATACTGACAATCTGGCGGCCACGCTCGATCGCATCGCCTCTGCGGGCGGCGAGTGCGTGTTTGGCCCGCTGGAACTGCCGCATGGCATTGGCACTATCGCATTGTTTACCGACAGCGAGGGTAACCGCGTCGGCCTCCATCAACCTGCCTGA
- a CDS encoding helix-turn-helix transcriptional regulator: MTRRADRLFQIVQILRGRRLTTAAHLAERLGVSERTVYRDIRDLSLSGVPVEGEAGSGYRLMSGFDLPPLMLTNRESEALIVAIRLLKTWGGESLSRELESAQEKVLAILPEESRRKAEQTRIYAPDFCMQSHSRSDFDRIHQAISAQRVLALHYRDEAGQLSKREVQPLGLFFWGERWLLAAWCERRDDYRCFRLDRCLNILQTERRFSESADRSLADFLRKVKQ, translated from the coding sequence ATGACCCGACGCGCTGACCGTTTGTTTCAGATTGTGCAGATCCTGCGGGGCAGGCGTCTGACAACGGCAGCGCATCTGGCGGAACGGCTTGGCGTATCCGAGCGCACGGTCTACCGCGATATCCGCGACCTGTCGCTTTCCGGCGTGCCGGTGGAAGGTGAGGCGGGGAGCGGATATCGGCTGATGTCGGGTTTTGACCTGCCGCCGCTGATGCTGACGAATAGGGAGTCCGAGGCGCTGATCGTCGCGATTCGCCTGCTCAAAACCTGGGGAGGTGAATCGCTGTCGCGCGAGCTGGAGTCGGCTCAGGAGAAGGTGCTGGCTATCCTGCCCGAGGAGAGTCGTCGAAAGGCGGAGCAGACGCGGATCTACGCCCCGGATTTTTGCATGCAAAGCCACTCCCGCAGCGATTTTGACAGGATCCATCAGGCGATTTCCGCCCAGCGCGTGCTGGCGCTGCATTACCGTGATGAAGCCGGACAGCTCTCGAAGCGCGAGGTGCAGCCGCTGGGCTTGTTCTTCTGGGGAGAGCGCTGGCTGCTGGCTGCGTGGTGCGAACGGCGCGATGACTATCGCTGTTTCCGGCTCGACCGATGCCTCAATATTTTGCAGACGGAGAGGCGGTTTAGCGAAAGTGCGGACAGGTCTCTGGCAGATTTTTTGCGCAAGGTTAAGCAGTAA
- a CDS encoding nucleoside-specific channel-forming protein Tsx: MKKTLLAAGAVLALSSSFTVNAAENDKPQYLSDWWHQSVNVVGSYHTRFGPQIRNDTYLEYEAFAKKDWFDFYGYMDAPVFFGGNTQAKGIWNHGSPLFMEIEPRFSIDKLTGTDLSFGPFKEWYFANNYIYDMGRNASGRQSTWYMGLGTDVDTGLPMSLSLNVYAKYQWQNYGAENQNEWDGYRFKVKYFVPITQLWGGNLSYIGFTNFDWGSELGDKSGYAENGIKQRTNDSIASSHILALNYDHWHYSVVARYWHNGGQWNDDADLNWMKENVRSTGWGGYLVVGYNF; the protein is encoded by the coding sequence ATGAAAAAAACATTACTCGCAGCTGGCGCCGTGCTGGCACTGTCCTCCTCTTTCACTGTTAACGCAGCGGAAAACGATAAACCACAATACCTCTCCGACTGGTGGCACCAGAGCGTTAACGTTGTCGGCAGCTACCACACCCGTTTCGGACCACAGATCCGCAACGATACCTACCTGGAATACGAAGCATTCGCCAAGAAAGACTGGTTTGATTTCTACGGCTATATGGATGCTCCGGTCTTCTTCGGCGGTAACACGCAGGCAAAAGGTATCTGGAACCACGGTTCTCCGCTGTTCATGGAGATCGAACCACGCTTCTCCATCGACAAGCTGACCGGCACCGACCTGAGCTTCGGTCCGTTCAAAGAGTGGTACTTCGCGAACAACTATATCTACGACATGGGCCGCAACGCGTCCGGTCGTCAGAGCACCTGGTACATGGGTCTGGGTACCGACGTTGATACCGGACTGCCAATGAGCCTGTCCCTGAACGTGTACGCGAAATACCAGTGGCAGAACTACGGTGCTGAAAACCAGAACGAATGGGATGGCTATCGTTTCAAAGTGAAATACTTTGTGCCAATCACCCAGCTGTGGGGCGGTAACCTGAGCTACATCGGCTTCACCAACTTCGACTGGGGTTCAGAGCTGGGCGATAAGAGCGGTTACGCAGAGAACGGTATTAAGCAGCGTACCAACGACTCCATCGCCTCCAGCCACATCCTGGCGCTGAACTACGATCACTGGCACTATTCTGTTGTGGCGCGTTACTGGCACAACGGTGGACAGTGGAACGACGATGCCGATCTGAACTGGATGAAAGAAAACGTCCGTTCAACCGGTTGGGGTGGTTACCTGGTTGTAGGTTACAACTTCTAA
- a CDS encoding DUF3251 domain-containing protein — MTRRYLKILLVGSLFTLSACAQQTEVRQMKQSVNTLNTAMDKLNKETVKITQQNALNAKSSSGVYLLPGANTPARLNSQIGTLKMSLVNVAANANGTRATLRIQGESNDPLPAFSGTVEWGQIQGTTENYQEVNVNSQLFTAPASVLAPSDVDIPLQLNGLTPEQLGFIRIHDIQPAAQ, encoded by the coding sequence ATGACAAGACGTTACCTTAAAATTTTGCTGGTGGGGAGCCTCTTCACCCTTAGCGCCTGTGCACAGCAAACCGAAGTCCGTCAGATGAAACAGAGCGTGAATACGCTCAATACGGCGATGGACAAACTGAACAAAGAAACGGTGAAGATCACCCAGCAAAACGCGCTGAACGCCAAATCCAGCAGCGGGGTTTATCTCCTGCCGGGTGCGAATACGCCTGCGCGGCTCAACAGTCAGATTGGCACGCTGAAAATGTCTCTGGTGAATGTGGCGGCGAATGCAAATGGTACTCGCGCAACATTACGCATTCAGGGCGAGTCCAACGATCCGCTTCCAGCCTTCAGCGGCACCGTCGAGTGGGGCCAGATCCAGGGCACCACGGAGAATTACCAGGAGGTGAATGTTAACAGTCAGCTATTCACCGCACCAGCCAGCGTGCTGGCTCCGAGCGATGTTGATATTCCGCTGCAGCTTAACGGACTGACTCCGGAACAGTTAGGTTTCATCCGCATTCACGATATCCAGCCCGCCGCGCAGTAA
- the nrdR gene encoding transcriptional regulator NrdR, with the protein MHCPFCSAVDTKVIDSRLVGEGSSVRRRRQCLVCNERFTTFEVAELVMPRVVKSNDVREPFNEEKLRSGMLKALEKRPVSADDVEMALNHIKSYLRGLGEREVPSKMIGNLVMEQLKKLDKVAYIRFASVYRSFEDIKEFGEEIARLQD; encoded by the coding sequence ATGCATTGCCCATTCTGCTCCGCTGTGGATACCAAAGTCATCGACTCTCGTCTTGTGGGCGAAGGGTCATCCGTACGCCGTCGTCGGCAGTGTCTGGTGTGCAACGAGCGTTTCACGACCTTTGAGGTTGCAGAGCTGGTAATGCCGCGCGTGGTGAAAAGCAACGACGTGCGCGAGCCGTTTAACGAAGAGAAACTGCGCAGCGGGATGCTGAAGGCCCTGGAAAAACGTCCCGTCAGCGCGGATGACGTTGAGATGGCGTTAAACCACATAAAATCTTATCTTCGTGGTTTGGGTGAGCGTGAAGTGCCGAGCAAAATGATCGGCAACCTGGTGATGGAGCAGTTGAAAAAGCTCGATAAGGTCGCCTATATCCGCTTCGCCTCGGTCTACCGCAGCTTCGAAGACATCAAAGAGTTTGGCGAAGAGATCGCCCGCTTACAGGATTAA
- the ribD gene encoding bifunctional diaminohydroxyphosphoribosylaminopyrimidine deaminase/5-amino-6-(5-phosphoribosylamino)uracil reductase RibD: protein MQDEIYMARAMKLAQRGRFTTHPNPNVGCVIVKDGEIVGEGFHYRAGEPHAEVHALRMAGEKARGATAYVTLEPCSHHGRTPPCCEALIAAGVSRVIASMQDPNPQVAGRGLYRLQQEGIDVSHGLMMQDAEAINKGFLKRMRTGFPYIQLKLGASLDGRTAMANGESQWVTSPQARRDVQRLRAQSHAILTSSETVLADDPAMTVRWDELNADTQALYPQENLRQPLRIIIDSQNRVTPEHRIVQQPGETWIARTKEDTREWPEGVRSIMVPEHNGHLDLVVLMMLLGKQQVNSIWVEAGPTLAGALLQAGLVDELLVYVAPKLLGHDARGLFVLPGLEKLADAPQLKFNEIRPVGPDVCLHLTTA, encoded by the coding sequence ATGCAGGATGAGATTTACATGGCGAGAGCCATGAAGCTGGCGCAGCGCGGTCGTTTTACTACCCATCCCAACCCGAACGTCGGGTGCGTTATCGTTAAAGATGGCGAGATCGTGGGCGAAGGTTTCCATTACCGCGCGGGCGAGCCCCATGCTGAGGTTCATGCCCTGCGCATGGCGGGAGAAAAGGCTCGCGGGGCTACGGCCTACGTCACGCTTGAGCCGTGCAGCCATCACGGCCGTACGCCGCCGTGCTGCGAAGCGCTGATCGCGGCGGGCGTGTCGCGCGTGATCGCCTCGATGCAGGACCCAAATCCGCAGGTGGCCGGACGCGGTCTGTACCGCCTGCAGCAGGAAGGCATTGACGTCAGCCATGGGCTGATGATGCAGGACGCGGAAGCGATCAACAAAGGCTTTCTGAAGCGCATGCGCACGGGGTTCCCGTATATTCAGCTCAAGCTGGGCGCCTCGCTGGACGGCCGTACGGCGATGGCAAACGGCGAAAGCCAGTGGGTAACCTCACCACAGGCAAGGCGCGATGTGCAACGTCTGCGCGCACAAAGCCATGCTATCCTCACCAGCAGTGAAACCGTTCTGGCTGACGATCCGGCCATGACCGTGCGCTGGGACGAACTGAATGCCGATACCCAGGCGCTGTACCCGCAGGAGAACCTGCGCCAGCCGCTGCGTATTATCATTGATAGCCAGAACCGCGTGACGCCGGAGCACCGCATCGTCCAGCAGCCGGGTGAAACCTGGATTGCCCGCACTAAAGAAGATACGCGCGAATGGCCGGAAGGCGTGCGCAGCATTATGGTGCCGGAGCATAACGGTCATCTGGATTTGGTGGTGCTGATGATGCTGCTCGGCAAGCAGCAGGTGAACAGCATCTGGGTTGAAGCGGGGCCAACGCTCGCCGGTGCGCTCTTGCAGGCCGGGCTGGTGGATGAACTGCTTGTTTACGTTGCGCCTAAACTCTTAGGTCACGACGCGCGCGGCCTGTTTGTGCTGCCCGGCCTTGAAAAACTGGCCGACGCACCGCAACTCAAATTTAACGAGATTCGTCCGGTAGGTCCGGATGTCTGCCTCCACTTAACGACAGCGTAA
- the ribH gene encoding 6,7-dimethyl-8-ribityllumazine synthase has product MNIIEAAVATPDARVAITIARFNNFINDSLLEGAIDALKRIGQVKDDNITVVWVPGAYELPLAAGALAKTGKYDAVIALGTVIRGGTAHFEYVAGGASNGLAHVAQDAEIPVAFGVLTTESIEQAIERAGTKAGNKGAEAALTALEMINVLKAIKA; this is encoded by the coding sequence ATGAACATTATTGAAGCTGCTGTAGCTACCCCGGACGCTCGCGTCGCCATCACCATTGCGCGTTTCAACAACTTCATCAACGACAGCCTGCTGGAAGGTGCGATTGACGCCCTGAAACGTATCGGCCAGGTTAAAGATGACAACATTACCGTTGTTTGGGTTCCAGGCGCTTACGAACTGCCACTGGCGGCGGGCGCGCTGGCGAAAACCGGTAAATACGACGCGGTGATTGCGCTGGGTACCGTTATTCGTGGCGGCACTGCGCACTTCGAATACGTTGCGGGCGGTGCAAGCAACGGTCTGGCACACGTTGCGCAGGATGCTGAAATTCCTGTCGCGTTCGGCGTGCTGACCACCGAAAGTATTGAACAAGCCATCGAACGTGCTGGCACCAAAGCCGGTAACAAAGGTGCAGAAGCTGCACTGACCGCGCTTGAAATGATCAATGTATTGAAAGCCATCAAGGCCTGA
- the nusB gene encoding transcription antitermination factor NusB: protein MKPAARRRARECAVQALYSWQLSQNDIADVEYQFLSEQDVKDVDVLYFRELLSGVATNSAYLDGLMKPYLSRLLEELGQVEKAVLRIALFELSKRDDVPYKVAINEAIELAKTFGAEDSHKFVNGVLDKAAPAIRPHKK, encoded by the coding sequence GTGAAACCTGCTGCTCGTCGCCGCGCCCGTGAATGTGCCGTCCAGGCACTTTACTCCTGGCAGTTGTCCCAGAACGACATCGCTGATGTTGAATACCAGTTCCTGTCAGAACAGGACGTGAAAGACGTTGACGTTCTGTACTTCCGCGAACTGCTGTCGGGAGTGGCGACTAATAGCGCGTATCTCGATGGCCTGATGAAGCCATACCTGTCCCGTCTGCTCGAAGAGCTGGGCCAGGTGGAAAAAGCAGTGTTGCGTATCGCGCTGTTTGAGCTGTCTAAACGTGATGATGTGCCGTATAAAGTGGCCATCAACGAAGCGATCGAACTGGCGAAAACCTTCGGCGCTGAAGACAGCCACAAGTTTGTAAACGGCGTACTTGATAAAGCAGCACCTGCGATCCGTCCCCACAAAAAGTGA
- the thiL gene encoding thiamine-phosphate kinase, with protein sequence MACGEFSLIARYFDRVRTSRLDVETGIGDDCALLNIPEKQTLAISTDTLVCGRHFLPDIDPADLAYKALAVNVSDLAAMGADPAWLTLALTLPEVDEAWLEAFSDALFEQLSYYDMQLIGGDTTAGPLSMTLAIHGYVPLGRALKRSGAKPGDWIYVTGTPGDSAAGLAILQNRLTVEDADDAAYLVKRHLRPTPRILHGQALRERASSAIDLSDGLISDLGHILKASGVGARVDLDLFPLSEQLLRHVEPEQALRWALSGGEDYELCFTVPELNRGTLDVALAHLGAKFTCIGQIMPESEGLKFVKDGAPVTLDWKGYDHFA encoded by the coding sequence ATGGCATGCGGCGAATTCTCCCTGATTGCCCGTTATTTCGACCGTGTCAGAACCTCTCGTCTTGATGTTGAAACCGGCATTGGCGATGACTGTGCACTTCTCAATATTCCCGAAAAACAGACGCTGGCAATCAGCACCGACACCCTGGTGTGCGGCCGTCATTTCTTACCGGATATCGATCCTGCCGATCTGGCGTATAAGGCCCTGGCGGTTAACGTCAGCGATCTGGCGGCGATGGGGGCCGATCCCGCGTGGCTGACGCTGGCTCTGACCCTGCCAGAGGTGGATGAAGCCTGGCTGGAAGCCTTTAGCGATGCGCTGTTTGAGCAGCTTAGCTATTACGATATGCAGCTGATTGGCGGCGACACAACTGCCGGTCCGCTGTCGATGACGCTGGCGATCCACGGCTACGTGCCGCTCGGCCGCGCGCTGAAGCGCTCGGGCGCAAAACCGGGCGACTGGATCTACGTGACCGGTACGCCGGGCGACAGCGCGGCAGGGCTGGCGATTCTGCAGAACCGTTTAACGGTTGAAGATGCTGACGACGCGGCGTATCTGGTGAAACGCCATCTGCGGCCAACGCCGCGTATTTTGCACGGCCAGGCGCTGCGCGAACGGGCAAGCTCGGCTATCGATCTCTCTGACGGGCTGATCTCAGACCTCGGGCATATCCTGAAGGCCAGCGGCGTCGGCGCGCGCGTTGACCTGGATCTCTTCCCGCTGTCTGAGCAACTGCTTCGCCATGTAGAGCCTGAGCAGGCGCTGCGCTGGGCGCTGTCCGGTGGTGAAGACTACGAGCTGTGCTTCACGGTGCCTGAGCTCAACCGCGGAACGCTGGACGTGGCGTTAGCGCATCTCGGCGCGAAGTTTACCTGCATCGGTCAGATCATGCCGGAGAGCGAAGGGCTGAAGTTTGTGAAAGACGGTGCGCCGGTTACGCTGGACTGGAAAGGGTACGATCACTTCGCGTGA